The following coding sequences lie in one Anguilla anguilla isolate fAngAng1 chromosome 14, fAngAng1.pri, whole genome shotgun sequence genomic window:
- the c14h18orf54 gene encoding lung adenoma susceptibility protein 2 isoform X1 encodes MSTDNLLSPESTVTSLLASSGHLKSSLTSYSASSIRYRDRKYESATEALDAYIADFQRSLLAPEMSTGRLQLPKDPVTPILSGTRFRNKDVLKEKLTDGELDFLNLPVGTQQRDPDSLSLTTDDLLILPTDGSMPVTRTSAYLTQRVARPWGDSANSRSLKCQDLLTSQGISQRKRGLGKYLGGEDFLGSHPNHQLKGTHQTQRGPPDAVSSRHYPRWLTSLKSDMDFSGVTSVPDQAYPTWLRDCETASGHASCRTPFGKLGHSRTFPPSPKAPSWLGVLESPYEEPQEDTGSHLRVEQSVSEETGEGTSALLEEAGQPTLRELRLEFAEQLASVEERDAHNDKPFRDDKIESLILKAEKALGSPSLGPGRLTLKDGSGSPRTEDILDLDRSWDNPPVTFKSPVPVGGAEDQLNVNKPGVARKMEVCKRATASISSGYSSRKHPGPVEALKQMLFSLQAVEHRVRQEGKAQDASTLETKNPEEEHSEACTILDPCGDYESAPGGQSLQRALHHLGRLKSLVDDMNDKKERELQEQ; translated from the exons ATGTCTACCGACAACCTTCTCTCTCCGGAATCCACGGTTACTTCCCTCTTAGCCAGTTCTGGACACCTAAAGAGCTCGTTGACGTCTTACTCTGCGAGCTCCATTAGATACAGGGACAGGAAATACGAGTCGGCCACGGAGGCTCTGGATGCATACATTGCGGATTTCCAGAGGAGCCTGCTGGCCCCGGAGATGTCCACAGGGCGACTGCAGCTACCAAAAGACCCAGTCACCCCTATTCTTTCAGGAACCAGGTTCAGAAACAAGGATG TGCTTAAAGAGAAGCTGACTGATGGGGAGCTAGACTTCCTGAACCTGCCTGTTGGCACTCAGCAGAGAGACCCAGATAGTCTGAGCCTGACCACTGATGACCTGCTGATCCTGCCCACTGACGGCTCCATGCCGGTCACCCGTACCTCAGCGTACCTGACCCAACGTGTGGCCCGCCCCTGGGGCGACAGCGCTAACTCCAGGTCCCTCAAGTGCCAGGACCTCCTCACATCACAGGGGATCTCTCAGCGGAAGAGGGGGCTAGGGAAATACCTGGGGGGAGAGGACTTCCTGGGCTCACACCCAAACCACCAGCTCAAAGGTACCCACCAAACACAGAGGGGGCCACCGGACGCAGTCTCCTCTCGACACTACCCCAGGTGGCTGACCAGCCTGAAGTCAGACATGGACTTCTCAGGCGTCACCAGTGTCCCGGACCAAGCGTACCCGACCTGGCTGAGGGACTGCGAAACGGCCTCAGGCCACGCCAGCTGCAGGACGCCTTTCGGGAAACTCGGGCACAGTCGCACCTTCCCACCCTCACCCAAAGCACCGTCCTGGCTGGGCGTGCTGGAGTCCCCGTATGAGGAACCGCAGGAGGACACAGGGAGCCACCTGAGAGTGGAGCAGAGCGTGAGCGAGGAGACGGGAGAAGGCACCAGCGCACTACTGGAGGAAGCAGGACAGCCAACACTCAGGGAGCTGAGATTAGAGTTTGCAGAACAGCTGGCCTCTGTTGAAGAGAGAGATGCACATAATGACAAACCCTTTAGAG ATGACAAGATTGAGTCTTTGATACTGAAAGCAGAGAAGGCCCTGGGCTCCCCCTCACTAGGCCCTGGACGTCTCACGTTGAAGGACGGGAGTGGCAGTCCGCGCACTGAAGACATCCTGGACCTGGATCGGTCATGGGACAACCCCCCTGTTACCTT TAAATCTCCAGTGCCAGTAGGCGGCGCTGAAGACCAGCTCAATGTAAACAAGCCAGGAGTGGCCAGGAAAATGGAGGTTTGTAAACGA GCCACAGCATCCATTTCCTCGGGTTACAGCAGTAGGAAACACCCAGGACCTGTTGAGGCCCTCAAGCAGATGCTGTTCAGCCTGCAGGCTGTGGAGCACAGGGTCAGGCAGGAGGGGAAAGCGCAGGATGCCTCCACGCTGGAGACCAAAAACCCAGAAGAAGAACACTCGGAGGCCTGCACG ATTTTGGACCCGTGTGGCGATTACGAGAGTGCCCCTGGTGGTCAGTCTTTACAGAG GGCTCTGCATCATTTGGGGAGACTAAAGAGCCTTGTGGACGACATGAATgacaaaaaggagagagaactTCAGGAGCAGTGA
- the c14h18orf54 gene encoding lung adenoma susceptibility protein 2 isoform X2 codes for MSTDNLLSPESTVTSLLASSGHLKSSLTSYSASSIRYRDRKYESATEALDAYIADFQRSLLAPEMSTGRLQLPKDPVTPILSGTRFRNKDVLKEKLTDGELDFLNLPVGTQQRDPDSLSLTTDDLLILPTDGSMPVTRTSAYLTQRVARPWGDSANSRSLKCQDLLTSQGISQRKRGLGKYLGGEDFLGSHPNHQLKGTHQTQRGPPDAVSSRHYPRWLTSLKSDMDFSGVTSVPDQAYPTWLRDCETASGHASCRTPFGKLGHSRTFPPSPKAPSWLGVLESPYEEPQEDTGSHLRVEQSVSEETGEGTSALLEEAGQPTLRELRLEFAEQLASVEERDAHNDKPFRDDKIESLILKAEKALGSPSLGPGRLTLKDGSGSPRTEDILDLDRSWDNPPVTFKSPVPVGGAEDQLNVNKPGVARKMEATASISSGYSSRKHPGPVEALKQMLFSLQAVEHRVRQEGKAQDASTLETKNPEEEHSEACTILDPCGDYESAPGGQSLQRALHHLGRLKSLVDDMNDKKERELQEQ; via the exons ATGTCTACCGACAACCTTCTCTCTCCGGAATCCACGGTTACTTCCCTCTTAGCCAGTTCTGGACACCTAAAGAGCTCGTTGACGTCTTACTCTGCGAGCTCCATTAGATACAGGGACAGGAAATACGAGTCGGCCACGGAGGCTCTGGATGCATACATTGCGGATTTCCAGAGGAGCCTGCTGGCCCCGGAGATGTCCACAGGGCGACTGCAGCTACCAAAAGACCCAGTCACCCCTATTCTTTCAGGAACCAGGTTCAGAAACAAGGATG TGCTTAAAGAGAAGCTGACTGATGGGGAGCTAGACTTCCTGAACCTGCCTGTTGGCACTCAGCAGAGAGACCCAGATAGTCTGAGCCTGACCACTGATGACCTGCTGATCCTGCCCACTGACGGCTCCATGCCGGTCACCCGTACCTCAGCGTACCTGACCCAACGTGTGGCCCGCCCCTGGGGCGACAGCGCTAACTCCAGGTCCCTCAAGTGCCAGGACCTCCTCACATCACAGGGGATCTCTCAGCGGAAGAGGGGGCTAGGGAAATACCTGGGGGGAGAGGACTTCCTGGGCTCACACCCAAACCACCAGCTCAAAGGTACCCACCAAACACAGAGGGGGCCACCGGACGCAGTCTCCTCTCGACACTACCCCAGGTGGCTGACCAGCCTGAAGTCAGACATGGACTTCTCAGGCGTCACCAGTGTCCCGGACCAAGCGTACCCGACCTGGCTGAGGGACTGCGAAACGGCCTCAGGCCACGCCAGCTGCAGGACGCCTTTCGGGAAACTCGGGCACAGTCGCACCTTCCCACCCTCACCCAAAGCACCGTCCTGGCTGGGCGTGCTGGAGTCCCCGTATGAGGAACCGCAGGAGGACACAGGGAGCCACCTGAGAGTGGAGCAGAGCGTGAGCGAGGAGACGGGAGAAGGCACCAGCGCACTACTGGAGGAAGCAGGACAGCCAACACTCAGGGAGCTGAGATTAGAGTTTGCAGAACAGCTGGCCTCTGTTGAAGAGAGAGATGCACATAATGACAAACCCTTTAGAG ATGACAAGATTGAGTCTTTGATACTGAAAGCAGAGAAGGCCCTGGGCTCCCCCTCACTAGGCCCTGGACGTCTCACGTTGAAGGACGGGAGTGGCAGTCCGCGCACTGAAGACATCCTGGACCTGGATCGGTCATGGGACAACCCCCCTGTTACCTT TAAATCTCCAGTGCCAGTAGGCGGCGCTGAAGACCAGCTCAATGTAAACAAGCCAGGAGTGGCCAGGAAAATGGAG GCCACAGCATCCATTTCCTCGGGTTACAGCAGTAGGAAACACCCAGGACCTGTTGAGGCCCTCAAGCAGATGCTGTTCAGCCTGCAGGCTGTGGAGCACAGGGTCAGGCAGGAGGGGAAAGCGCAGGATGCCTCCACGCTGGAGACCAAAAACCCAGAAGAAGAACACTCGGAGGCCTGCACG ATTTTGGACCCGTGTGGCGATTACGAGAGTGCCCCTGGTGGTCAGTCTTTACAGAG GGCTCTGCATCATTTGGGGAGACTAAAGAGCCTTGTGGACGACATGAATgacaaaaaggagagagaactTCAGGAGCAGTGA